The sequence GCCGCGGCGGCGTCCCGGAAGCGGGTGGAGCGGTGCACCGGGTCGCCGTCGAGCTTGGGAATGATGTGATCCCCGAACAGCCGGATGGTCTCCAGGGCGGCGCTCATCGGCATGTCGATCGGCAGCCCGAAGACGAGCTGGTCGGCCCCGACGCTCTCGTAGCGCCGGACCTGCGCGAGCACCTCGTCCGGGTCGCCGCAGAGCATGTAGCCCTCGTTGATGCGGAGATCGACGTCTTCCGGAGTGGGCTCGGGCAGCACCACCGGCCAGTCGGGCACCTCCTGGGGCTTGGGGAAGGTGTCGTGGTAGCGGAAGACGAGGCTCTGGAGGTAGGAGATGCCCATGTCCTGGACGACCTGGCGCGCCTTGCGACCATCCTCCAGGCACACCACCCCGTTGGTGATCATCACGTTGTCGTTCACATAGGCGCCGACGGGCTCGGCGTCCCCGATGGCGTCCTTGTAGGCCTGCACCATCGGCGCCATGGCGCTGATGGCCGAGGTGTTGAAGCCGAGGACGCCGAGGCCGAGGCGGGCGGCCTTCTCGTAGGTCGGCGGGTTGCCAGCGGCCATCCACATCGGTGGATGCGGCCGGCGCCACGGCTTCGGCAACACGTTGCGATTGGGAACCGAGAACGCCTTGCCCTGGTGGTGGTACTCGGTCTCGTTCCACATGCGGAGGAACTCGGGGATGACCTCGTCGAAGACCTCCTTGGTCACCGCCGTGCTCTCGATGCCGAAGCCGGTCACCTCCCGGCTCCCCGCGCCCCGGCCGGTGCCGAACTCGAAGCGCCCGTCGCTCAGGTGGTCCAGCATGGCCACCCGCTCGGCGACCCTGACGGGGTGGTTCACCTGCGGGTTGAGGTTGAAGATGCCCGACCCGAGGTGGATCCGCTCGGTCACCGCGGCGAGATGGCCCAGGTAGACCTCATTGGCCGACATGTGGGAGTACTCGTCGAGGAAGTGGTGCTCGGTGACCCACACGTACTTCCACCCCGCCCGGTCGGCCGCCTTGACCAGCTCGATCTCGTTCATGATGGCGTGGTGCTCGGCGTCGGGGTCGGCCTCGACGCGGCGTCGAGGCAGGTGAGCCTGGACGAAGATCCCGAACTCCATGGTTGTCGCGCCCTCCGGTCCCAGCTCGCTTCCGACGGTGTGTCAGATAACCTACCCGGCATGACGCCGACGGTCACTGGTCACGACGAGCGCCGCCTCTTCATCGGCGGGAAGTGGGTCGACGCCTCCGGGTCGCCGTACGAGATCGTGAACCCGGCCACCGAGGAACCGATCGGCCTGGCCCCCGAGGCGACCGCGGCCGATGCCTCGGCGGCGGCCGCCGCCGCCCGGGAGGCCTTCGGCGCCTGGTCGCGCACCACCCCCGCCGAGCGCTCGGCGCTGCTGCTCGCCGCCGCCGAGCTCGTGCGCAAGCGGGCCGACGAGCTCCTGCCCCTTCTCATCGCCGAGACCGGCGCCACCATCAGCGTGGGCTCCAAGCTCCAAGTGCCGGTCTGCGCCGACCGCTTCGAGCGCTACGCGCGGGGCGCCCTCCAGGACCACAGCCTCCCCCTGGCGCCCAAGATCACCGAGGCCACCCCGCTGGCGCCCGGCGGCGTCATCGGTGCCACGGCGCTGCGCCAGCCGGTGGGCGTCGTGGCCTGCATCACGCCCTACAACTTTCCCATTGGCAACATGGCGGGCAAGGTGGCGCCGGCCCTGGCCATGGGGAACACCGTCGTGATCAAGCCGGCGCCCCAGGATCCCTTCGGGGTGATCGAGCTGGTGCGGATCCTCGAGGAGGTCGGGGTGCCGCCCGGAGTGGTCAACCTCGTGAACAGCAAAGGCCCCGAACCCGCTGCGGCCCTGGTGGAGTCGCCCGACGTGGACATGGTGAGCTTCACGGGCAGCACAGGGGTCGGCGTCCGGATCGCCGAGGCCGGGGCCCGCACCATGAAGCGACTCCTGCTCGAGCTGGGCGGCAAGGGCGCCTGCGTGGTGCTCGACGACGCCGACGTCGGCGGCGCCGTCTCGGCCATCGGGAGCACGTTCGCCTTCCACTCGGGCCAGATCTGCACGGCGCCGACCCGGGCCATCGTCCACCGGGCCGTCTACGACGAGGTCGTCGAGCGCCTGGCCGGCTTTGCCGGTGCGCTCAAGATCGGGGACCCGCTGGAGCGCGACACCATCGTGGGGCCGCTCATCTCGGGCGCCCACCGCCAGCGGGTCGAGGACTACATCCGCCTCGGGGTCGAGGAGGGGGCGAAATTGGTCGCCGGCGGGGGCCGGCCGGCTGCCCCGGAGCGGGGGTTCTACGTCGAGCCCACACTCTTCGCCGAGTGCAGCAACGACATGCGGGTGGCCCGGGAGGAGATCTTCGGGCCCGTCGTGGCGGTGGTTCCCGTGGACAGTGAGGACGAGGCCGTCGCCCTGGCCAACGACAGCGACTACGGGCTCTACGACTACGTGTACTCGAAGGACACGGCGCGCGCCTTCCGGGTCTCCAAGCAGCTGCGGGCGGGCCACGTGGGCATCAACACGGCCCAGCGCAACCTGGAAGCGCCCTTCGGCGGCTTCAAGATGAGCGGCGTGGGCCGCGACGGCGGTGACTTCGGTCTGCACGCCTACAGCGAGCTGCAGAGCGTCATCTGGCCGGGCTGAGCGAGAGGGAGGCAGCGTGAGAGGCGTCGTCTGGAACGGCAAGATCGACGTGACCGAGGACCTCGAGGCCCGGGCGCCCGGTGCCAACGAGGTGCGTGTCCGCATCGCCGCCGCCGGCGTGTGCCACAGCGACGTCAGCGTCATCGACGGCACCATTCCCTTCCCCACGCCGCTCGTCATGGGCCACGAGGGCGCCGGAGTCGTCGAGGAGGTGGGATCGAGCGTCACCAAGGTGAAGCCTGGGGACCACGTCGTGCTCGTGACCCTCGGCCACTGCGGCCAGTG is a genomic window of Acidimicrobiales bacterium containing:
- a CDS encoding LLM class flavin-dependent oxidoreductase, coding for MEFGIFVQAHLPRRRVEADPDAEHHAIMNEIELVKAADRAGWKYVWVTEHHFLDEYSHMSANEVYLGHLAAVTERIHLGSGIFNLNPQVNHPVRVAERVAMLDHLSDGRFEFGTGRGAGSREVTGFGIESTAVTKEVFDEVIPEFLRMWNETEYHHQGKAFSVPNRNVLPKPWRRPHPPMWMAAGNPPTYEKAARLGLGVLGFNTSAISAMAPMVQAYKDAIGDAEPVGAYVNDNVMITNGVVCLEDGRKARQVVQDMGISYLQSLVFRYHDTFPKPQEVPDWPVVLPEPTPEDVDLRINEGYMLCGDPDEVLAQVRRYESVGADQLVFGLPIDMPMSAALETIRLFGDHIIPKLDGDPVHRSTRFRDAAAARSGSR
- a CDS encoding aldehyde dehydrogenase family protein encodes the protein MTPTVTGHDERRLFIGGKWVDASGSPYEIVNPATEEPIGLAPEATAADASAAAAAAREAFGAWSRTTPAERSALLLAAAELVRKRADELLPLLIAETGATISVGSKLQVPVCADRFERYARGALQDHSLPLAPKITEATPLAPGGVIGATALRQPVGVVACITPYNFPIGNMAGKVAPALAMGNTVVIKPAPQDPFGVIELVRILEEVGVPPGVVNLVNSKGPEPAAALVESPDVDMVSFTGSTGVGVRIAEAGARTMKRLLLELGGKGACVVLDDADVGGAVSAIGSTFAFHSGQICTAPTRAIVHRAVYDEVVERLAGFAGALKIGDPLERDTIVGPLISGAHRQRVEDYIRLGVEEGAKLVAGGGRPAAPERGFYVEPTLFAECSNDMRVAREEIFGPVVAVVPVDSEDEAVALANDSDYGLYDYVYSKDTARAFRVSKQLRAGHVGINTAQRNLEAPFGGFKMSGVGRDGGDFGLHAYSELQSVIWPG